GCTGACGTAGGTACGGATCCCGTCCACGTCCTTGACCGTGCCGACCTCGTAGAGGGTGAACACCGCCGGGCCGATGATCGCCCGGCCCGGCTCGATCGACAGCCTCGGACCGGCCAGTTGCAGCGCGGCGCACTCGTCATCGACGATCTTGTTCAGCCGCTTGGCCAGGTCGTGCGGTGCCGCCGGGTCGTCCTGGGTCGTGTAGGCGATGCCGAACCCGCCGCCCAGGTCCAGTTCCGGCAGCTCGACCCCGCGCGCGTCCCGGATCTGCGCCTGGAGCGCCAGCACCCGCCGGGCGGAGACCTCGAACCCGCTGGTGTCGAAGATCTGCGAACCGATGTGCGAGTGCAGTCCGCGCAGCTCCAGCACGCCCTCGTCGAGGATCTTGAAAGCGGCGGCCGCCGCCGCACCGCCGGCGAGCGAGAAGCCGAACTTCTGGTCCTCGTGTGCGGTCGCGATGAACTCGTGGGTGTGCGCCTCGACGCCCACCGTGACCCGGATCATCACCTGCGGCCGTACGTCGCGCTCCCGGGCCAGCGCGGTCAGCCGGTCGATCTCCTGGAACGAGTCGACGACGATCCGGCCCACCCCGGCGTCGAGTGCCCGGGCGAGTTCGGCCGGCGACTTGTTGTTGCCGTGGAACCCGATCCGTTCGGCCGGCATGCCGGCGGACAACGCCACCGCCAGTTCTCCGCCGGAGCAGACGTCGAGGTGCAGGCCCTCCTCGGCGATCACCCGGACGACCGCCCGGCAGGTGAACGCCTTTCCGGCGTAGTAGATGTCCTCGTCCGGGAACGCCGCCCGGAACTCCCGGCACCGCTCCCGCAGGTCGTCGGTGTCCAGGACGTACGCCGGGGTGCCGAACTCCGCCGCCAGCTCGCGGACGCCGAGACCGGCGACCACGAGCGCGCCGTCGGCGTCCCGGGTCACGTTGCGCGGCCACAGGTGCGGCACCAGGGCGTTGACGTCTTCCGGGGTACGCAGCCAGGCCGGTCCTCGGACCCCGAGGTCGCCGTGCAGCGCCCCCGCTTCGTGAGCCCGCATCACTTCTCCTTCGCCGCGCCCACGCGCGGTAGCTCGCTCTTCCCGGCGGCGCCTGTCCCGGTGACATCCGTCCCCGTCGCACCCGTCCCGGTCACATCCGTCCGGTCACACCCGTTCCGGCCACATCTGTCACGGCGAATCCGCTCCGGTCACATCCGCTCCGGTGCGGAGACGCCGAGCAGGGCCAGGCCGTTGGCCAGGACGACCCGGGACGCCTCGACCAGCCACAACCGGGCCCGGGTCAGGTCGGTCGCCGGTTCGTCACCCACCGGCAGGACCCGGCAGGCGTCGTAGAACCGGTGGTACGTGCCGGCCAGCTCCTCCAGGTAGCGGGCGATCCGGTGCGGCTCGCGCAGCTCGGCCGCCGTCGCGACCACACCGGGGAACTCGCCGAGCGTCTTGATCAGCTCGTTCTCCTTGGCGTGGCTGAGCAGCCCCGGATCGAAGTCGTCCCCCCGGGTCACCCCGAGGTCGACCGCGTACCGCAGCAGCGAGGCGATCCGGGCGTGCGCGTACCGCACGTAGTGCACCGGGTTGTCGTTCGAGTTCTTGGTGATCTCGTCGACGTCCAGGGTCAGCGGCGAGTCCGTCGACGAGCGCGCCAGCGAGTAGCGGGCCGCGTCGACGCCGACCGCGTCGACGATGTCGTCGAGCGTGATGATGTTGCCGGCCCGCTTGGAGAGCCGTACCGGGACGCCGTTGCGGACCAGGTTGACCAGCTGGCCGATCAGAATCTCGATGTTGAAGTCCGGGTCGTCCCCGGCACAGGCGGCGATCGCCCGGAGCCGGTTGACGTAGCCGTGGTGGTCGGCACCGAGCAGGTAGACGCACTTGTCGAAGCCGCGCTCCCGCTTGTTGATGTAGTACGCCGAGTCGGCGGCGAAGTACGTCAGCTCGCCGTTGCTCCGGATAAGCACCCGGTCCTTGTCGTCACCGAAGTCGGTGGTACGCAGCCAGATGGCGCCGTCGGCGTCGTAGACGTGGCCCTGCTCGCGCAGCCGGCCGAGCGCGTGCTCCACCGCACCGCTGCCGTGCAGGGTGCGCTCGGAGAACCAGACGTCGAAGTGCACACCGAACCGC
The nucleotide sequence above comes from Plantactinospora soyae. Encoded proteins:
- the lysA gene encoding diaminopimelate decarboxylase; amino-acid sequence: MRAHEAGALHGDLGVRGPAWLRTPEDVNALVPHLWPRNVTRDADGALVVAGLGVRELAAEFGTPAYVLDTDDLRERCREFRAAFPDEDIYYAGKAFTCRAVVRVIAEEGLHLDVCSGGELAVALSAGMPAERIGFHGNNKSPAELARALDAGVGRIVVDSFQEIDRLTALARERDVRPQVMIRVTVGVEAHTHEFIATAHEDQKFGFSLAGGAAAAAAFKILDEGVLELRGLHSHIGSQIFDTSGFEVSARRVLALQAQIRDARGVELPELDLGGGFGIAYTTQDDPAAPHDLAKRLNKIVDDECAALQLAGPRLSIEPGRAIIGPAVFTLYEVGTVKDVDGIRTYVSVDGGMSDNIRTALYGASYSATIASRASTAEAILARVVGKHCEAGDVVVKDEFLPADVQPGDLLAVPGTGAYCRSMASNYNHVPRPPVVAVRDGRARVIVRRETEDDLLALDVG
- the argS gene encoding arginine--tRNA ligase, giving the protein MTPANLAEAVLAAAHAVFTRRGLDPSVLPESVALERPRNPEHGDYASTIALQLSKRVGVPPRELAAALAEELGRTPGVKSVEIAGPGFLNLRLDPAAAGQLARQVVQAGQAYGSSDRLTGQRVNLEFVSANPTGPIHLGHTRWAAVGDSLRRILAAAGAEVTSEHYVNDAGAQIERFGRSLYAAARGEPAPEDGYPGEYVAEIATRIVAERADLLDLPADEALTVFQDRGYQLMLDEMRASLERFGVHFDVWFSERTLHGSGAVEHALGRLREQGHVYDADGAIWLRTTDFGDDKDRVLIRSNGELTYFAADSAYYINKRERGFDKCVYLLGADHHGYVNRLRAIAACAGDDPDFNIEILIGQLVNLVRNGVPVRLSKRAGNIITLDDIVDAVGVDAARYSLARSSTDSPLTLDVDEITKNSNDNPVHYVRYAHARIASLLRYAVDLGVTRGDDFDPGLLSHAKENELIKTLGEFPGVVATAAELREPHRIARYLEELAGTYHRFYDACRVLPVGDEPATDLTRARLWLVEASRVVLANGLALLGVSAPERM